In one window of Comamonas testosteroni DNA:
- a CDS encoding DUF938 domain-containing protein, whose product MTPNLPSTAPQRPFSQACENNQAAIFEVLKSAFQHSRHVLEIGSGTGQHSVHFAPRLPQLIWQTSDLLDSHAGIQAWHAAHGAPNLRAPLEFDLATDAWPTTTDPSGFDAVFTSNTCHIVAWPLVQHMFGLVGSHLPEGGLFAIYGPFNYGGHFTSDSNRAFDAWLRQRDARSGLRDFEAIVALAAQHGLQLELDQAMPANNRTLLFRKR is encoded by the coding sequence ATGACCCCAAACCTTCCATCGACAGCCCCGCAACGGCCTTTCTCCCAGGCCTGCGAAAACAATCAGGCCGCTATTTTCGAGGTGCTGAAGTCCGCCTTTCAGCACAGCAGGCATGTGCTGGAGATAGGCTCCGGCACCGGCCAGCACAGCGTGCACTTCGCACCGCGCCTGCCGCAGCTGATCTGGCAGACCAGCGACCTGCTCGACAGTCATGCAGGCATCCAGGCTTGGCACGCCGCCCACGGAGCACCCAATCTGCGTGCTCCGCTGGAGTTCGACCTGGCGACCGATGCCTGGCCCACCACTACGGATCCATCAGGCTTTGATGCCGTCTTTACCAGCAATACCTGTCATATCGTGGCCTGGCCGCTGGTGCAGCACATGTTCGGGCTGGTGGGCTCGCACCTGCCCGAAGGCGGCTTGTTTGCCATCTATGGCCCGTTCAACTATGGCGGCCATTTCACCAGCGACAGCAACCGCGCCTTCGACGCCTGGCTGCGCCAGCGTGATGCGCGCAGCGGCCTGCGCGACTTTGAAGCCATCGTGGCCCTGGCCGCTCAGCACGGCCTGCAGCTTGAACTCGATCAGGCCATGCCGGCCAACAACCGCACGCTGCTCTTTCGCAAACGCTGA
- a CDS encoding DUF2199 domain-containing protein codes for MAAIFAYQCSKCDEIHEGSPSFAFDAPAPYRRLNEQEREEWAELTEDLCVIAHPKGTQYYVRAILEVPIHGVDEPFLWGIWVSASEASFQRYLDSFDTPPEDPIFFGWLSNLIAVYPTQKSRPADVHIQTDGTRPRVVLHRSDEQSDALVVDQHEGISIARAQQLAEQSLHGL; via the coding sequence ATGGCCGCCATCTTTGCCTACCAATGCAGCAAATGCGATGAGATTCACGAAGGATCGCCAAGCTTTGCTTTCGATGCCCCTGCGCCCTACAGACGCCTGAACGAGCAAGAGCGCGAGGAATGGGCCGAGCTGACCGAAGACCTCTGCGTCATCGCCCACCCCAAAGGCACGCAATACTATGTGCGCGCCATTCTGGAAGTCCCGATTCATGGCGTGGACGAGCCCTTTCTCTGGGGCATCTGGGTTTCGGCCAGCGAAGCCAGTTTTCAGCGCTATCTGGACTCCTTCGACACACCGCCCGAAGACCCTATTTTCTTTGGCTGGCTGTCCAATCTGATTGCTGTCTACCCCACGCAAAAGTCACGCCCGGCCGATGTGCATATCCAGACCGACGGTACACGCCCTCGCGTGGTGCTGCACCGCAGCGATGAGCAAAGCGATGCGCTGGTCGTCGATCAGCATGAAGGCATTTCGATCGCGCGTGCCCAGCAACTGGCCGAGCAATCGCTGCATGGCCTGTAA
- a CDS encoding TIGR00730 family Rossman fold protein produces MQISSPLSDTDLANAWAELHNQAHNGKELEPQSNRLAFADPEFMFRRETRGIRMQLEMLKPDLTQIERGIEHTVVVYGSARFVDMEQARQQLAQAKASGDTQRMALAERGMRNAERYEAARAFARIVATEGMKQAPGERVYICTGGGPGIMEAANRGAHDAGAPNVGLNIYLPHEQHGNPYITPGLSFKFHYFALRKMHFMMRAKALVAFPGGFGTMDELFEVLTLVQTHKSKPVPVILFGTEFWKRVLNFDVLVEEGTISAKDLNLFRYTDDPAEAWSFIQQFYQSGWNNG; encoded by the coding sequence ATGCAAATTTCTTCACCCCTGTCCGATACCGATCTGGCCAATGCCTGGGCCGAGTTGCACAACCAGGCCCATAACGGCAAAGAGCTGGAACCTCAATCCAACCGCCTTGCATTCGCCGATCCGGAGTTCATGTTCCGCCGCGAAACCCGTGGCATCCGCATGCAGCTGGAAATGCTCAAGCCAGATCTGACCCAGATCGAGCGCGGCATCGAGCACACGGTGGTTGTCTACGGCAGCGCACGCTTTGTGGATATGGAGCAGGCGCGTCAGCAGCTTGCACAAGCCAAGGCCAGCGGCGATACCCAGCGCATGGCGCTGGCTGAGCGCGGCATGCGCAATGCCGAGCGCTATGAGGCGGCACGCGCTTTTGCGCGCATCGTGGCGACCGAAGGCATGAAGCAGGCCCCCGGCGAGCGCGTCTACATCTGCACAGGCGGTGGTCCCGGCATCATGGAGGCGGCCAACCGCGGCGCGCATGATGCAGGAGCTCCCAATGTGGGGCTGAACATCTATCTGCCGCACGAGCAGCATGGCAACCCTTACATCACGCCGGGGCTGAGCTTCAAATTCCACTATTTTGCGCTGCGCAAAATGCATTTCATGATGCGTGCCAAGGCGCTGGTAGCCTTCCCTGGCGGCTTCGGCACCATGGACGAGCTGTTTGAGGTGCTGACGCTGGTGCAGACCCACAAGAGCAAGCCCGTGCCCGTGATTTTGTTCGGCACGGAGTTCTGGAAGCGGGTGCTGAACTTCGATGTGCTGGTGGAAGAGGGCACCATTTCCGCCAAGGATCTGAACCTGTTCCGCTACACCGACGATCCGGCCGAGGCCTGGTCCTTCATTCAGCAGTTCTACCAGAGCGGCTGGAATAACGGATAA
- the crcB gene encoding fluoride efflux transporter CrcB — MLNIVAICIGACLGALSRWGLGIWLSAGSSMPWGTLAANLIGGYLIGVFIALFQAMPQLDPAWKLAIITGFLGALTTFSSYSAEVIGLLQQQRLVAALGWASVHLVGSLFMTYMGMLSWGIGFSR; from the coding sequence ATGCTCAATATTGTTGCCATCTGCATCGGTGCCTGCCTGGGCGCCCTGTCGCGCTGGGGGTTGGGAATATGGCTGAGTGCCGGATCCAGCATGCCCTGGGGCACTCTTGCCGCCAATCTGATCGGCGGCTATCTGATCGGCGTCTTCATCGCGCTGTTTCAGGCCATGCCTCAGCTGGATCCGGCCTGGAAACTGGCCATCATCACCGGCTTTCTTGGTGCTCTGACCACGTTCTCCAGCTACTCGGCCGAGGTCATCGGCCTGCTGCAGCAGCAGCGCCTGGTCGCAGCCCTGGGCTGGGCCAGCGTGCATCTGGTGGGCTCTCTGTTCATGACCTACATGGGTATGCTCAGCTGGGGCATCGGGTTCAGCCGTTAA
- the mnhG gene encoding monovalent cation/H(+) antiporter subunit G, whose amino-acid sequence MSTEVIGVDLPLWAQILVAALVFAGSLIALMGSVGLLRLKSYFERVHAPSIIATMGCWLIMHATWIYFSVSGQGFVMHSVLIAIFIAVTVPITTIFLMRAALFRSRRAGESVPPTLSNLVRNEPLDEEEVAEAVEKSVANKA is encoded by the coding sequence ATGAGTACCGAGGTCATTGGCGTGGATCTGCCGCTGTGGGCCCAGATTCTGGTGGCGGCCCTGGTGTTCGCAGGCTCGTTGATTGCGCTCATGGGCTCCGTGGGCTTGCTGCGGCTCAAAAGCTATTTCGAGCGCGTGCACGCGCCCTCCATCATCGCCACCATGGGCTGCTGGCTCATCATGCATGCCACCTGGATTTATTTTTCCGTCAGCGGCCAGGGCTTTGTCATGCACTCGGTGCTGATTGCCATCTTCATTGCCGTGACCGTGCCCATCACCACCATCTTTCTCATGCGCGCGGCGCTGTTTCGCTCGCGCCGTGCGGGAGAGAGCGTGCCGCCCACGCTCAGCAACCTGGTGCGCAACGAACCCCTGGACGAGGAAGAGGTCGCCGAGGCCGTTGAGAAGTCTGTGGCGAATAAAGCCTGA
- a CDS encoding K+/H+ antiporter subunit F — MNPWFYWVLMASLVMLLAAMGCSVLRLLKGPHAQDRVLALDCMYLNGMLAMLVMGILYDSTNYFEAALLVALFGCVGSTAMAKFLLRGEVIE, encoded by the coding sequence ATGAACCCCTGGTTTTATTGGGTGCTGATGGCATCTCTGGTCATGCTGCTGGCGGCCATGGGCTGCTCGGTGCTGCGCCTGCTCAAGGGGCCGCATGCGCAAGACCGCGTGCTGGCGCTGGACTGCATGTACCTCAACGGCATGCTGGCCATGCTGGTCATGGGCATTCTTTATGACAGCACCAACTACTTCGAGGCGGCCTTGCTGGTGGCTCTGTTCGGCTGCGTCGGCTCCACGGCCATGGCCAAGTTCCTGCTGCGCGGCGAGGTGATCGAATGA
- a CDS encoding Na+/H+ antiporter subunit E, with product MKTVMKSIFPAPLLSIALLVLWLLLNRSVSAGQILLGLILGLLIPVLLRGLRPLPVRVSHPLSILKLAFRVVCDTSVSNFNVVRFLLLPRMRKHPAAFVHIPLELRDPNGLAVLAMIVCLTPGTSWAEISRDRSMLLLHALEVEDAKKLADFVKSRYESLLMEIFE from the coding sequence ATGAAGACCGTCATGAAATCCATCTTCCCGGCACCGTTGCTGTCGATAGCGCTGCTGGTGCTATGGCTGCTGCTCAACCGATCGGTCAGTGCCGGCCAGATCTTGCTGGGCCTGATCCTGGGCCTGTTGATTCCCGTGCTGCTGCGCGGCCTGCGCCCCTTGCCGGTGCGAGTCAGCCATCCGCTGAGCATTCTCAAGCTGGCATTCCGTGTGGTCTGCGATACCTCGGTCTCCAACTTCAACGTGGTGCGTTTTCTGTTGTTGCCGCGCATGCGCAAGCATCCGGCGGCCTTTGTCCATATTCCGCTCGAGCTGCGCGATCCCAACGGGCTGGCGGTGCTGGCCATGATTGTCTGCCTGACGCCCGGCACGTCCTGGGCCGAGATTTCGCGTGACCGCTCCATGCTGCTGCTGCATGCGCTGGAGGTGGAGGATGCCAAGAAGCTGGCCGACTTCGTGAAGTCCCGCTACGAAAGCCTGCTGATGGAGATTTTTGAATGA
- a CDS encoding monovalent cation/H+ antiporter subunit D, with protein sequence MSGWIERLMPHLMLAPIMLPMLTAALMLFLREERQRLKLGMNILSTTISLVIVVMLLGWTNQAGSAVTMSVYMPGNWPAPFGIALALDRLTALMLLVTYVVALAALVFSAARWHKAGVHFHPLFQLQLMGLSGAFITADLFNLFVFFEIMLAASYGLLLHGSGSTRIQAGLHYIAINLAASSLFLIGVSMLYGITGTLNMADLARAIPQVQDADRGLLHAAAGVLGTAFLIKAALWPLNFWLVPGYSAATAPVGALFALMTKVGVYVILRLWTLLFSSEAGASALFGSTWLIVGGMLTMAFGAIGMLGSQRLTHLAGFAAILSSGTLLAATGFGQNLLTAGLLYYLPGSTLAVAALFLIADVVDRWRVDDDAGEPYEDNEAPFLNAELLPTEGFNLDDEEELMIGRAFPAAAAFLGLSFMACTLLISGLPPLSGFLGKFAMLTSLLNPLGMGTSSGVQAGPLGWSMVALLIITGLMALVALTRVGIRHFWANPEQSAPSLKVAEGLPIAALLLCCMVLTVKADDVMRYTQRAANALHSPDVYVRTVLGLTPVPAPKEKKAQEAASPEAAARAAALEMQAEPVPGIGDESEAGQDAATQTAASAQKEEGRP encoded by the coding sequence ATGAGCGGGTGGATTGAGCGTCTGATGCCGCACCTGATGCTGGCCCCCATCATGCTGCCCATGCTGACGGCGGCGCTGATGCTGTTTTTGCGCGAGGAGCGCCAGCGCCTGAAGCTGGGCATGAACATCCTGTCCACCACGATCAGCCTGGTGATCGTGGTCATGCTGCTGGGCTGGACCAACCAGGCGGGCTCTGCCGTCACCATGTCGGTCTATATGCCCGGCAACTGGCCGGCGCCCTTTGGCATCGCGCTGGCGCTGGACAGGCTGACTGCCCTGATGCTGCTGGTCACCTATGTGGTGGCACTGGCCGCGTTGGTGTTTTCCGCTGCGCGCTGGCACAAGGCCGGAGTGCATTTCCACCCCTTGTTCCAGCTGCAGTTGATGGGGCTCAGCGGTGCCTTCATCACGGCAGACCTGTTCAATCTGTTCGTGTTCTTCGAGATCATGCTGGCAGCCTCTTACGGCTTGCTGCTGCATGGCTCCGGCAGCACGCGCATTCAGGCAGGTCTTCACTACATCGCCATCAATCTGGCCGCGTCTTCGCTGTTCCTGATCGGCGTGTCCATGCTCTACGGCATTACCGGAACGCTCAATATGGCCGATCTGGCCCGCGCCATTCCGCAGGTGCAGGACGCCGACCGCGGCCTGCTGCATGCGGCAGCGGGCGTGCTGGGAACGGCCTTTCTGATCAAGGCGGCGCTATGGCCGCTGAACTTCTGGCTGGTGCCGGGCTACAGCGCGGCGACTGCGCCGGTGGGAGCCTTGTTTGCACTCATGACCAAGGTGGGGGTCTATGTCATCTTGCGCCTGTGGACCTTGCTGTTCAGCTCGGAAGCCGGGGCATCGGCCCTGTTCGGCAGCACCTGGCTGATCGTGGGCGGCATGCTGACCATGGCCTTTGGTGCGATAGGGATGCTCGGCTCGCAACGGTTGACCCATCTGGCGGGCTTCGCCGCCATTCTCTCGTCCGGCACCCTGCTGGCCGCAACGGGCTTCGGGCAGAACCTGCTGACGGCCGGGCTGCTGTATTACCTGCCGGGCTCCACGCTGGCCGTGGCGGCCCTGTTCCTGATTGCCGATGTGGTGGACCGCTGGCGCGTGGATGACGATGCGGGCGAGCCCTATGAGGACAATGAAGCGCCGTTCCTCAATGCAGAGCTGTTGCCCACCGAAGGCTTCAATCTCGACGATGAGGAAGAGCTCATGATCGGCCGGGCTTTCCCGGCTGCGGCGGCTTTTCTGGGCCTGAGCTTCATGGCCTGCACCTTGCTGATCTCGGGACTGCCGCCACTGTCCGGCTTTCTCGGCAAATTCGCCATGCTGACCAGTTTGCTCAATCCGCTGGGCATGGGGACCTCCAGTGGTGTACAGGCCGGTCCGCTGGGCTGGAGCATGGTGGCCTTGCTCATCATCACCGGTTTGATGGCGTTGGTGGCCCTCACGCGCGTCGGCATCCGACATTTCTGGGCCAACCCGGAGCAGAGCGCGCCATCACTCAAGGTGGCGGAAGGCCTGCCCATCGCTGCGCTGCTGCTGTGCTGTATGGTGCTGACGGTCAAAGCCGATGACGTGATGCGCTATACCCAGCGAGCGGCCAATGCACTGCATTCGCCCGATGTCTATGTGCGTACCGTCTTGGGTCTTACCCCGGTACCTGCGCCCAAGGAAAAGAAGGCTCAGGAGGCCGCAAGTCCCGAGGCGGCGGCACGTGCTGCAGCACTGGAAATGCAGGCAGAGCCCGTCCCCGGTATTGGCGATGAAAGCGAGGCTGGGCAGGATGCCGCTACTCAGACTGCGGCATCGGCTCAGAAAGAGGAGGGCCGCCCATGA
- a CDS encoding Na+/H+ antiporter subunit C, translating into MEIVLAIAIGVLTGSGVWLLLRPRSYQVIMGLALLSYAVNLFIFSMGRQGLSINKVPVLQNGVPTDLSHYADPMPQALVLTAIVIGFAMTALFLVVLLASRGASGNDHVDGAHSRTEQEML; encoded by the coding sequence ATGGAAATCGTTCTGGCCATTGCCATCGGTGTGCTCACCGGCTCCGGCGTCTGGCTGCTGCTGCGCCCGCGTAGCTACCAGGTCATCATGGGGCTGGCGCTGCTGTCCTATGCCGTCAATCTGTTCATCTTCTCCATGGGCCGTCAGGGCCTGTCGATCAACAAGGTGCCGGTGCTGCAAAACGGTGTGCCGACCGATTTGTCGCACTATGCAGACCCCATGCCTCAGGCCCTGGTGCTGACCGCCATCGTCATCGGCTTTGCCATGACGGCGCTGTTCCTGGTCGTGCTGCTGGCATCGCGCGGCGCTTCCGGCAATGACCATGTGGATGGCGCGCACTCGCGAACCGAACAGGAAATGCTATGA
- a CDS encoding monovalent cation/H+ antiporter subunit A: MPLIYLILLPFAGSLLAALLPANARNTESTLAGVIALICAIQVGMLFPEMADGAVLRQEISWLPALGLNLVIRMDGFAWLFSMLVFGIGALVVLYARYYMSPTDPVPRFFSFFLAFMGAMAGVVLSGNIIQLVFFWELTSLFSFLLIGYWYHRKDARRGARMALTVTGTGGLAMLVGMLVLGHIVGSYDLDNVLAAGQQIRDSHLYLLALVLILLGALTKSAQFPFQFWLPNAMAAPTPVSAYLHSATMVKAGVFLLARLWPVLADTDAWFWLVGGAGAMTLLIGGYCAMFQHDLKGLLAYSTISHLGLITLLLGLNSKLAAVAAVFHIMNHATFKASLFMAAGIVDHESGTRDIRRLSGLRFMMPITATLACVASAAMAGVPLLNGFISKEMFFAETVYLDAAPWVKTVLPVVATVAGMFSVAYSLRFTFDVFFGPQANDLPHEPHEPPHWMRVPVELLVLACLIVGIFPAWAVGGFLAVAATPVVGGDLPQYSLAIWHGWNMPLIMSLVALAGGIVLYTMLRWQRTVGHFDTTPVLGRVSGRRIFENLLARITWLGRAGRRNLSTRRLQWQMLWLVCVALVAAALPMWLWGMKLGNRGTLPVSSAFVLLWAIGCLCALGTAWKAKYHRMTALIMLGGTGLCTVLTFLWFSAPDLALTQLVVEVATTVLILLGLRWLPKRDKNMRTADSADARAKARRLRDLVLALIAGGGMAWLAFAMMSRPFYESTSTFFLENSLGGGGGTNVVNVMLVDFRGFDTFGEIVVLGIVAIVIYALLRRFRPAREAMDIPEQQRYVPGDLQTDLLNPRNASDTAVGYLMVPAVLVRLLLPFATLVAAYIFVRGHNQPGGGFVAGLVFSVALLMQYIISGTHWVEAHLPLYPRRWIAAGLLFALGTGLGSVAVGYPFLTSHSFDFSLPLVGHVHFASATFFDIGVFALVVGSTMLILTAIAHQSVRGHRFHARLLEEQEQEAKKAEAEVQAATAAALARGGI, from the coding sequence ATGCCCTTGATATACCTCATCCTCCTACCTTTTGCCGGCAGCCTTTTGGCTGCTTTATTGCCTGCGAATGCGCGCAATACTGAATCAACACTCGCGGGTGTCATTGCGCTGATATGCGCAATTCAGGTAGGGATGCTGTTCCCGGAAATGGCCGATGGAGCGGTGCTCAGGCAGGAGATTTCCTGGCTGCCGGCGCTGGGGCTGAATCTGGTGATCCGCATGGACGGGTTTGCCTGGCTGTTCTCCATGCTGGTTTTCGGCATTGGTGCGCTGGTGGTGCTGTACGCACGCTACTACATGTCGCCCACTGATCCTGTGCCGCGCTTTTTCTCGTTTTTTCTGGCTTTCATGGGGGCCATGGCGGGGGTGGTTCTCTCGGGAAATATCATTCAGCTGGTGTTTTTCTGGGAACTGACCAGTCTTTTCTCGTTTTTGCTGATTGGCTACTGGTATCACCGCAAGGACGCACGCCGGGGCGCGCGCATGGCGTTGACGGTCACGGGCACGGGTGGGCTGGCCATGCTGGTGGGCATGCTGGTGCTGGGTCACATCGTGGGCAGCTATGACCTCGACAATGTGCTGGCAGCTGGGCAGCAGATTCGCGACAGTCACCTCTATCTGCTGGCATTGGTGCTGATTTTGCTGGGTGCGCTTACCAAAAGCGCTCAATTCCCCTTCCAGTTCTGGCTGCCCAATGCCATGGCTGCGCCTACGCCAGTGTCGGCCTATCTGCACTCGGCAACCATGGTCAAGGCCGGCGTGTTTTTGCTGGCACGGCTGTGGCCGGTGCTGGCAGACACCGATGCCTGGTTCTGGCTGGTCGGTGGAGCCGGTGCCATGACGCTGCTGATCGGCGGCTATTGCGCGATGTTCCAGCATGATCTCAAGGGTTTGCTCGCGTATTCGACGATTTCGCACCTGGGCCTGATTACCTTGCTGCTGGGCCTGAACAGCAAACTGGCCGCTGTGGCCGCAGTTTTCCACATCATGAACCATGCGACCTTCAAGGCTTCGCTGTTCATGGCTGCAGGCATTGTTGACCATGAAAGCGGCACGCGTGACATCCGGCGTCTCTCGGGTCTGCGCTTCATGATGCCGATCACGGCCACGCTGGCCTGTGTGGCCAGTGCTGCCATGGCGGGTGTGCCGCTGCTCAATGGATTCATTTCCAAGGAAATGTTCTTTGCCGAGACCGTCTATCTGGATGCAGCGCCGTGGGTCAAGACTGTGCTGCCGGTGGTTGCGACCGTGGCGGGAATGTTCAGCGTGGCCTATTCGCTGCGCTTTACGTTCGATGTCTTCTTTGGGCCCCAGGCAAACGATCTCCCTCACGAGCCGCACGAGCCGCCGCACTGGATGCGTGTACCGGTGGAGTTGCTCGTGCTGGCTTGCCTGATTGTCGGCATCTTCCCGGCCTGGGCGGTGGGCGGTTTTCTGGCTGTCGCTGCCACTCCAGTCGTAGGCGGTGACTTGCCGCAGTACAGCCTGGCCATCTGGCATGGCTGGAATATGCCGCTCATCATGAGCCTGGTGGCACTGGCCGGCGGTATCGTGCTCTACACCATGCTGCGCTGGCAGCGCACGGTCGGCCACTTCGACACCACACCCGTGCTGGGCCGTGTCAGCGGTCGCAGGATCTTCGAGAATCTGCTGGCCCGCATCACCTGGCTGGGCCGGGCTGGGCGCCGCAATCTGTCCACGCGCCGCCTGCAGTGGCAGATGCTGTGGCTGGTCTGCGTTGCTCTGGTGGCAGCCGCATTGCCGATGTGGCTATGGGGCATGAAGCTGGGCAATCGCGGCACTTTGCCCGTGTCTTCGGCTTTTGTCCTGCTCTGGGCAATTGGCTGCCTGTGTGCGCTGGGCACGGCCTGGAAAGCCAAGTACCACCGGATGACCGCATTGATCATGCTCGGCGGCACGGGCCTGTGCACGGTGCTGACCTTCCTCTGGTTCTCGGCTCCCGATCTGGCTCTGACCCAACTGGTGGTCGAAGTCGCCACCACGGTGCTGATCCTGCTGGGGCTGCGCTGGCTGCCCAAACGGGACAAGAATATGCGTACGGCCGATAGCGCCGATGCCAGGGCCAAGGCACGCCGCCTGCGCGATCTGGTGCTGGCGCTGATTGCCGGTGGTGGCATGGCCTGGCTGGCGTTTGCCATGATGAGCCGGCCTTTCTATGAAAGCACCTCCACCTTTTTCCTCGAAAATTCGCTGGGCGGCGGTGGCGGCACGAATGTGGTCAATGTGATGCTGGTGGACTTCCGCGGCTTCGACACCTTTGGCGAAATCGTGGTGCTGGGCATTGTGGCCATCGTCATCTATGCGCTGCTGCGCCGCTTCCGTCCTGCACGCGAGGCCATGGACATTCCGGAGCAGCAGCGTTATGTGCCTGGCGATTTGCAGACCGACCTGCTCAACCCGCGCAATGCCAGCGATACAGCCGTGGGCTACCTGATGGTGCCGGCCGTGCTGGTGCGGCTGCTGCTGCCGTTTGCGACGCTGGTGGCTGCCTATATCTTTGTGCGCGGCCATAATCAGCCTGGCGGCGGGTTTGTGGCGGGGCTGGTGTTCTCGGTTGCCTTGCTGATGCAATACATCATCTCGGGCACGCATTGGGTGGAGGCGCACCTGCCGCTGTATCCACGTCGCTGGATTGCCGCGGGTCTGTTGTTTGCGCTGGGCACGGGCCTGGGCTCGGTGGCCGTTGGCTACCCATTCCTGACCAGCCACAGCTTTGACTTTTCGCTGCCGTTGGTGGGGCATGTGCATTTCGCCAGTGCCACGTTCTTCGATATTGGCGTGTTTGCGTTGGTGGTGGGATCCACCATGCTGATCCTGACAGCGATCGCTCACCAGTCGGTGCGCGGACATCGCTTCCATGCGCGCTTGCTGGAAGAGCAGGAACAAGAGGCCAAGAAGGCCGAGGCCGAGGTGCAGGCTGCCACAGCTGCAGCACTGGCAAGGGGAGGTATTTAA
- a CDS encoding GNAT family N-acetyltransferase: MHVRSYRPGDEIALWQVFHDAVHQLAANHYSQEQLDAWAPQRPDWTQWRQRIQALQPFVAVWDNDQAMAYADLQANGYIDHFFVASQYARQGVGRLLLAHIELAARQSGLHELSADVSLNAQAFFAHFGFELQRRQIPVVRGIALQNARMRKTL; this comes from the coding sequence ATGCATGTACGCAGCTATCGTCCCGGAGATGAAATCGCGCTATGGCAGGTGTTTCACGATGCGGTTCATCAGCTGGCTGCGAACCACTACAGCCAGGAGCAACTGGACGCCTGGGCGCCGCAGCGACCGGACTGGACACAGTGGCGTCAGCGCATTCAGGCGCTCCAGCCCTTTGTCGCCGTTTGGGACAATGATCAGGCCATGGCCTATGCAGATCTGCAAGCCAATGGCTATATCGACCACTTTTTTGTAGCTTCGCAATACGCGCGCCAGGGCGTGGGCCGATTGCTGCTTGCACATATCGAGCTAGCAGCACGGCAAAGCGGCCTGCATGAGCTGAGCGCCGATGTCAGTCTCAATGCCCAGGCCTTCTTCGCACATTTCGGCTTTGAGCTACAGCGCCGGCAAATCCCCGTCGTACGTGGCATTGCCCTGCAAAACGCGCGCATGCGAAAAACTCTTTGA
- the murI gene encoding glutamate racemase, with amino-acid sequence MPTPHSPIGIFDSGVGGLSVLQALRHELPHEQFVYLADSGNAPYGDARGDAFVQERSLAIAKYLLERHGIKILVVACNTATAAAVELLRERLPQLPVIGVEPAIKPASFSSQTHHVGVMATRGTISSQRVARLVSEHGQRAEFHLQACDGLARAIEQSTEQALPEDASATEIRALCAKYTSALGSFGLKTGQMDTLVLGCTHYVFVKDDLRALLGPDIQFLDTGAPVARQTRRMLEQRNLLGAETDGSLQLAQADQIQLMTTGRLTAMQAAAQRWLDLPVDCSQAVNVCSPSTVPTLA; translated from the coding sequence ATGCCCACTCCTCACTCCCCCATCGGTATTTTTGATAGCGGTGTGGGCGGCCTCAGTGTGCTGCAGGCGCTGCGCCATGAGTTGCCGCACGAGCAGTTTGTCTATCTGGCCGACAGCGGCAATGCACCCTATGGCGATGCACGCGGCGATGCGTTTGTGCAGGAGCGCAGCTTGGCCATTGCAAAGTACCTGCTGGAGCGGCACGGCATCAAGATTCTCGTGGTTGCCTGCAATACCGCCACCGCTGCAGCCGTGGAGCTGTTGCGCGAGCGCCTTCCGCAACTGCCCGTCATTGGAGTGGAGCCGGCCATCAAACCAGCCTCTTTTTCCAGTCAGACCCATCATGTAGGCGTGATGGCCACCCGGGGCACCATCTCCAGCCAGCGCGTGGCGCGCCTGGTGTCGGAGCATGGCCAGCGCGCCGAGTTTCACCTCCAGGCCTGCGACGGCCTGGCCAGGGCGATCGAGCAAAGCACGGAGCAGGCATTGCCCGAGGATGCAAGCGCCACGGAGATCAGAGCGCTGTGCGCAAAGTACACAAGCGCTTTAGGGAGTTTCGGCCTTAAGACAGGGCAGATGGATACGCTGGTGCTGGGCTGTACCCACTATGTGTTTGTCAAGGACGATTTGCGTGCCCTGCTGGGGCCCGATATTCAGTTCCTGGACACGGGTGCCCCCGTGGCACGCCAGACCCGACGCATGCTGGAGCAGCGCAATCTGCTGGGAGCCGAGACCGATGGATCGCTGCAGCTGGCCCAGGCCGATCAGATTCAGCTCATGACAACCGGCCGCCTGACGGCCATGCAAGCTGCGGCCCAGCGTTGGCTGGATCTGCCCGTCGACTGCAGCCAGGCCGTCAACGTGTGCTCGCCCAGCACAGTGCCAACCCTTGCCTGA